Within the Thermomicrobiales bacterium genome, the region GCGATGCGACGAGCCTAGGGGGCGGACGGTCGCCCCGAGGGCGGTTTCCCCCGCGAAAAAGGGGGCTAGCTGCGGCTTGGCGGCATCCGGTACAATGCCGGGCTACCACGCCGCTCCCTTAGCTCAATCGGCAGAGCAACTGACTCTTAATCAGTGGGTTGAAGGTTCGAGTCCTTCGCGGCTCACAGGACTTGCCGGAACCATCATGGTTCCGGCTTTTTCGTTCCTGCTTCCCGGAACCTGGAACGCTTTTTCTCTTGACAGTCTCACGTCATCATCATACGATAATCCCGATAACTTCAGTCGGAATTGAATGTGCATTGTTTCATTGTCGTGGCTGTGTGCCTTCGCGGCAGGTTCTTGCGCTTGGCAGCGGGAGTGGCAGTGCGCAGCAGAACGGATTGGTCACCATGACGACAGTGGTAGAGCGAAGCACGATTCGCCCTGCGGGTTGGACTGCGGAAGAGTGGCAGGCATTGATGAATGCCTTGACGCGCCGACGCTTTGTCGGCGGCGCGCTGGCTTCGGCGGCGCTTTTTAGCCTGGCGGCGTGTGGCCTCAACGACGACGACGCCACTGAAACGCCAACAAGCCGCACTGTTGATACCGCCCAGGGGCAGATCAGCGTGCCTGTATCTCCTTCGCGTGTGGTGAGTATCGACTACTTTACTGCCATCTTTCTGATTGAGTTGGGGCTCACTCCGGTCGGCGGGATTGACTATTCGTGGGTCGATGCATCGACGATGTTCCCGGCGTATGTCGAGCCACTCAAGGCACTGACTGACATCGGGCAGATCACGTCGACGGATATCGAGCAGGTTGTGACGCTGAACCCTGACCTGATCCTGGGCCCAACCCCGGGAAGTCGGTACGACAACTCAAAGGGTGCAATTGAACGGCTTGCGTCTGTTGCTCCGGTCGCGTCGGTCGACTTCGGGCAATCTGGCGATTGGCGCGATCCGTTCCGGCAGACCGCAAACTTCGTCAATCGCCTTGAGCAGCTTACACCACTCAAGGAGTCATACGAGGCCGCGATCGCCAGCACTAAGGACACCCACGCCGACGTGCTCGCCAATACTGTGGTCACCGTCATCGACTACTCGATGGACGGTCAGTTTGCGATCGACCTGCCGAAGTCTGGGGTCGGTGTTGTGCTGGCTGATCTCGGTGTTCATTTTGGTGCTGCCAGTGTCGATGATGGAACGAACAGCCGTTCGCTGTCGATCGAGCGATTGAGCGAGATTGGTGATTCAGATCTGATTCTGTTTCGGTCGGATTCCGACGGGAACCCGATCAGTGGTCTTGAGGATGTATTCACCATGGATGCCTGGAAGTCGCTAAACGCAGTGCAGACGGGCCAAGTCTACCCGGCGGCCTGGATTGACCTGTGTACCTACCGGTGGGCTGAATTGGCCATTAGTGAGTTCGCTCGTATTCTTGACCAGCATACGAGCGCCGAGGTCTGATTGCCACGCATTGTGGCTCATTCAACGCAGCTCAGCAGCCTGGCTGGTTGCAGGGACGAACGTTTTCAATGGACGTTCGTCCCTGCAGTTGTGCGCTACTCGCTGAGGGAGCCGGTCACCTCGCCGGCGCTTGCGATCGCATTGGTCACGGAGTCGGCAGTGATCGCGAAGTGCGATGCGTTCCACTTGGGTTGACCATCGCGCAGGACGATGACCTGCGGCGACTCGTGCTTCACGCCGGTACGTTCGGCAAGCGCCGAAGAGACATCGTGCGCCTTTGAGACATCGACCATCCGAGTTGGATACTCGACCTGCGCCATCTCCTTGAACGCGCGACCACTGATCGGACACCACGGATCGTGGTTAAACAGAACAACGGTTTCGTTGGCCGATTTCTCAAATGCCTCGTCGAGATCTGATACCGACGCGACCTGGGTGTATGTTTCCGGCATGTGATCCTTCGATCCACCGACGAATAACCTGACATCGCGCTTCGCATGAAGCGCGGGTGCATGGTAGCACGCGAAGGCTGTCTGGTTACGGCTGTCGGAGCGTCTTGAATGGATGGTGACTGGTGGGAGTGCGTGGGATTGTTCCGGCGATTGTGACCCCGTTCAACGTGGACGGCTCGGTTGACCACGAATCGCTACGTCGCGTGGTAGCCGACCAGCGGGCGGCTGGAGCGGACGGCCTGCTGACGCTGGGACTTGCAGGTGAGGGCATCTTTCTCGACTTTGATGAGCGCGCTGCCGTGCTGCAGACGGTGCTCTCGGCGGCGAACGATCTCCCGGTGCTGGCGGGCTGCACGGCCGACACGACAGATGAAGTGTGCAAGCTGGCGGCTATGGCCGTGAGTGCCGGTGCAGCCGAGGTGATGGTCGCGCCGCCGCGTCGGCCAGATTGGAGCGTGCAGCAGTTTCGCGATCACTTCGCAGAGATTGCAGCCGTCACAACCGCAGACGTCATGATTCAGGACGCGCCGTTTGCGACCGGCGTTGAGCTGGGCGTCGAATTCGTGCTGGATCTGGCTGCGGCGCATAGCAATGTCCGCTCCTACAAGGTTGAGGCGCTGCCGTACTGGACGAATGCGGTCCGTGCTCGAAGTGCCGTCGGGGACAAGCTGCGGGTGCTGGGTGGACATGCCGGCTTGTACATGATGGACGTGTTGGATTCCGAAGCTGATGGCCTGATTCCGGGCTGCGATGTGACAGGATCGCTAGTATCAATCTGGGACGCCTATAAGTCTGGCGATCGTGAGCGTGCGCAGCAAAAGCATCTGCAGATGCTGCCATTTCTCGTCTATCAGGCGCAGTCGCTGGGTGTCATTATCGGCGGAGCGAAAGCTGTGTTGCACGACCGTGGCGTGATCGCGACGACGGCTGCTCGTCTGCCCGAGGCGCGGCTGGACGAGGCGACGCGGGACCGGCAACTGGCAATCGCGCGTCAGTGTGGGCTGCTGCAGCGCGGTGTCTAGGAATCCGCTGTCGGGCGTGGTGCGAGGTAGATACGAATGCCGCGCCGCACGAGTCGGTTGATCATCGCCAGTCGCGTGTCGAGGCCGAGTTTCCCGAATGTCGGCAATACCTGGATCTCGTGCATCGCGGCCTTGGCCACGATCCATTCGCGGAACTGTTGATCGCTCATCTCTGCCGCAGTGATGTTTTCGGTTCCATCGCCATCATCTTTCGGCACGATGACGTACAGGTAGTGCAAGTCTTCGACGGTGAATTCGTCTGTGACGCTCATGCTATCCCGCTCCGGTTCCGACTCTTGCAGACAATGGCGTAGGCTAGTATAGCCGCGGCATGACAGTCTTGATCGTGCGCGGGTTTCCGTCGGAAGCAGCGACCGTAGGAGCGCCAGTGCATCCATATACTTTGTCACTACCAAAACAACGCCATTCATTGCTGCGGCGACGGGTGAAAATCGTAGCGACGCTGGGGCCCGCTGTTGCGGACCCGGCGGTGCTGGCTGAGATTATCGATGCCGGTGTCGATGTCGTTCGCGTAAACTGCGCGCACGGCACGATCGAGTCGCGCTTACAACAGATCGAATCGACGCGAAAGATTGCGCAGGCTCGCCGGCGGCACATACCCGTTCTCCTGGACCTGCAGGGGCTGAAGATCCGCACCGGCCCGCTCGAGACCAGTGAGCCGGCAATGCTCGCTCGCGGCACCAAGGTGCGGGTCTATCCAACGCCAGTAGCAAGCACCCGCGAACAGCTCGGAGTGACATATGGCGATCTGCTTGACGTTTCCGAGCCGGAGTCACGCATTCTGCTTGCCGATGGCCTCATCGAGCTCGTCGTCGAGGAAGTCTGCTCGGATCACCTGATTTGCGGTGTGGGTCGTGGCGGACCGCTCGCGGGGCGGCAGGGCGTGACCCTGCCGAACGTCCGGTTGCAGAATGCCAGCATGACCGAGCAGGACAAGGCAGATGTCGTCTTCGCGGTCGAGAACGGCGTCGAGTATCTGGGACTGTCGTTCATCAGCAGCGCGCAAGACATTACATCTGCCCGCGAATATGCAAGAGCGCTTGGCGCGACGCCCGGCATCGTGGCGAAGATTGAGCGACCGGCCGCGCTTGAGGACATGGACGCTATCGCACAAGTTGCCGATGCGGTGATGGTGGCGCGCGGCGATATGGGCGTGCAGCTGCCGCTGGAGCGCGTGCCGATTGTCCAGAAGGAGATCATCGCAGCGTGTAATCGCGCTGGTACACCGGTGATCACCGCGACGCAGATGCTGGAGTCCATGATTATGCAGCCGGTGCCGACGCGTGCCGAAGCGAGCGACGTGGCCAATGCTGTGCTGGACGGCACGGACGCGGTCATGCTGAGCGCCGAGACCGCAACTGGCCGGCATCCAGTGGCGGCCGTCGAAATGATGGAACGTATCATCAGTGAGGTCGAGCGACCGGGGACGATCCGGTCGGCGGCAGTCAGCCAGCTCCAGCCGATGGCCGATCCTGACAAAATCATCACCGACGCAATTGGACGAGCCGCGCGTGAGCTCGCAGACGCAGCGCCGATTGATGCCATCGTCGTCTTTACACTGTCGGGTGCGAGCGCGCGGCTCGTCGCGAAGTTCCGTCCGATTGTTCCGGTCATTGCCATGACCACCGACCCCTATGTCGCTCGCAAGCTCTCGCTTGTCTGGGGCATCCGCGCACTCGTCGCGCCACTCACCGACGACATTAACGACCTCATGCGCGTTGCGTCGCGCCAGATCGTCGAGGCTGGCTACTGCGAGTGGAAGGATGAAGTGTTGTTCGTCGGCAGTATTCCTATCTATCGAGTGAGCGGACGAACAAATCTCTTGCACGTCCGGACGCTCGAGGAATAGCTCGTGTGGCACGTTCTGTGCGCTGCGTGCGCTGACAACCGAGCCCTAATCGGTTTGACAATGAAACGTGGAGGAGGTGCGGATGAGCGACCGAGTATCGCCTGTCGATGACCAGACCTACAATCTGCTGCAGATTCTGACGAGCAAGCTCGAAGCACTGGCAGCCTACGATGTCTACGCCGGCGACATGGACGGCAAGGCGAGTGAGCTGCTCAAGCAGATCGCAGAAGATGACGCTCGTCACGTCGAGCAACTCGTCGACATGCTGGGCATTCGTCGCGCCTGATCAGTCATCTGACTTTTAGATCGCATGAGGATCGGGGTATCATCACCTCGGTCCTTCTGTTGTTTTGACAAGTCGAAGGTGGTGCCGTCGTGGAGTTGGTGGAAATCCGCGACCTGGATGGCCCGAACCTCTTCCTTCTCCGCCCAGCGATCAAGCTGGAAGTTGTCCTAGCCGATGGCGAAGGCGTTTCGTCGAGCGCACGCCGTGTGGCAATGGGCGTCCTGGGTCTGAACCTGCCGGAGTCATTGCAGGATGCGATGACGGATGTCGTAGTTGAGTTGCATCGCCGTACGAACCTGCCGACGCCAACAGTCGGGTGGCGCAGCCTCGACACGCCGCGCCATCATGTTCTGTTCTACCCCTGGGAGTGGCGCAGCGTTGCCGAGCGCATCGCCGAGCTCACCGTTGCGACGATGGAAGGCAGCCTCACACCCGCCGAAGTTGAAGGTCTCGCCGAATATCTGGCACGGGATCGTGAACGCGCAAATCAGCCCGAGCTCGTGCGCGACGATCAGCGCAGAATTCCGGCAATCGGGATCACCGGGACGAACGGCAAGACGACGACGACTCGGTTGATCTCGCACATCATTCGACAATCCGGGCAGGTCGTTGGCTGGTGCAGCTCGTCCGGCGTTTACATCGACGGCGACCTTGTTCTTGATGGTGACTACACCGGCCCCTCCGGCGCGCGGCGCGTGCTGGAGGATCCGCGTGTTGATGTGGCGGTCCTGGAGACGGCTCGCGGCGGGATTCTCCTGCGCGGTCTCGGCTATGAATCGAACAATGTCAGCGTCATGCTGAACGTCAGTGCCGACCATCTGGACATGCAGGGCGTCGAGACTATTGAGACACTCGCCGAAGCCAAGAGCGTCGTCGTCCGCGTCACGCAGCCGAATGGCGTCGTCGTGCTCAATGCCGACGACCCCCTCGTTGCGGCGCAGAAGGATCACGTCGACGCGGCGGTCATCTTCTTCACCCAGGACCCGGACAACCAGACCGTTCACGACCATCTGGCGACTGGTGGGCGATGCGTCGTCCGCAACGGTGATGATGTGCTGCTACATGCCGACGGGCGCACGACCTATCTGTTCAACATCGCCAATGCGCCGGTGACGTTCAATGGCCGAGCGCGGCATATGGTCGAGAATGTTCTGGCTGCGACCGGCGCATCGCTCGGGCTGGGGATACCGGCAGAGACGGTCGCCGAAGGTGTGGCGACGTTTACGCCCGATGTGCAACATAATGTTGGCCGACTCAACGTCTTTAATGTCAACGAGCGGATCGTCGTTGTGGATTACGCACACAACGAGAGCGGCCTGCAGGCACTCATTGATTTCAGCCGCTCGTTGATCGGCGACGGGCACCTGCTGCGGGTCGTGATCGGTACTGCCGGAGACCGGCAGGACGCGGTGTTCGAGGCTCTCGGCCACGTTGCAGCGTCCGGGGCAGATCGGGTATTCGTGAAGGAAACGCCGAAGTATCTGCGCGGACGCGAGGCTGGTGGCGGGCCCGCGATCATATGCGCAGCCATCGCCGCAGACGGCGCGAACGACCGACTCTATCAGGAAGTCCTGAGCGAGCACGACGCGCTGCTCGCTGCGCTCGACGAAAGCGCACCCGGCGATGCCGTCGCCGTTATGTGCGTTGAGGAGCAGTTGCGAATCTTCGGCGCTTTGCGTGATCTTGGAGCTGGCGGAGTGGAGTGCCGCATCAGGATCAACCGCCGGAGGCACTGCGGATGAATGAAGTCTGGGACACATCGCAGACACCGATCAACGAGGATACTCTGGGGCATCACTGCTTCGGTTGCGGCAGCGAGAATCCGCACGGGCTTGTCCTACGCTTCCGCGCGCTCGATGATGGGCGCGTCTGGGCGTCGTTTGTGCCGACACGATTGCATGAGGGCTACCTGGGCATGGTCCACGGTGGGATCACGGCGACAATGCTCGACGAAGCTATGAGTTGGGCAATCACAAACTCCGGCGACATCGCCGTCACAGCACGGATGGACATCGCGTTCCGCAAGCCGTTGGTCATCGGCCGCGAAGTGCGTGTCACCGCTGAGATCAGCAAGCGACGATCGCGCGCGATCGTCGCCAACGCGGAGTTGCGCGACAGCAGCACGGGCGATCTGCTGGCGCAAGCTGAAGGACGATTTGTCCGTGTCTCGGCCGAGCAGGCGGACACCTGGCGGGGCGCATATGGTGCCGAAGACGACTCGACATTTGCCGATGCTGTGCGGCGGACTGCTATGCGAAAGCATTGACCGGAATGTTTCGACTTCCGTATAGTCCAGCGCACAATACGAAACTCGGATCAGGGGCGTAGCGTGGTGTTGGTTGAACCAGGGGTGGGGCCGCTGCTGGCCATTGGCGGCGCGGAAGACAAGTTCGGAAATCGGAAGATCCTGCGGCGCTTTGTCGAGCTCTCGGGTGGCGAACAAGCGCGCATTGCGATCATTCCGACCGCGTCAGCCATCGATGATGCCGGCCAGCGCTACAAGGGCATCTTCCTGGAGCTTGGCGCTCGGGAAGCCGACGTCGTGTTTATCGGCGAACGCGACGACGCCAACCGCGCGGAGCTCGTGGACCTGGTTGAGCAGAGTACCGGCATCTTCATCACCGGAGGCAACCAGATCCGCGTTGCCTCGATGCTGGGAGGCACCGGCATTGCCAAAGCGATCGTGCGTCGTCATCGCGATGGTGTCACCATCGGCGGAACGAGCGCCGGCGCGTCCGTGATGAGCGCCATCATGGTCGCTGGCGGAGCGAGTGGCTCGACACCACGGCCACATTCCGCGACAATGTCTCCAGGCCTCGGACTGATAGATACCGTCATCATCGACCAGCACTTTCGGGAACGGGACCGCGTTGGGCGGCTCGTGACAATGGTCAGCTTCAACCCGGGATTGCTCGGACTCGGTATCGATGAGGACACAGCAGCGCTGATCTGGCCCGATGGCACCATGGAGGTGGTCGGGCGTGGGTCTGTCCTCGTCGTAGATGGCACGCAAATGAAGAGTGACGTGTTTCGGGGACGCGGTCGCCATCCGCTGACCGTCTCCAACGTCCTCGTCCACTTCGTCGCCGAAGGATGGCAATTCGACCTCGGTGAGCGGAAGGTCCTCGTCGGTTAGACCTCGACCGCCCACCGCCGCATCAAGTGACCAACGTGCCGCGCCGTCGGCACGATCAGGGAATGTTGGGGGGTGGCGATGGCTGTCGAAATCCTTGATTCCCGCGTCTATCGAGGACCGAACATCTGGGCGCGCGTCCCGGTGATCGTGTTGAAGGTGAACATTGGTGAGCTCGAGGACCGACCCTCGAACGTCATCGATGGGTTTACCGACGACCTCATCGGTCTGATCCCGACGCTCTACGAGCACTACTGCTCACTTGGCCGACCCGGTGGGTTCATTGAGCGACTGCGCGAGGGCACCTGGATGGGCCATGTCGTCGAGCATGTCGCGCTGGAGCTGCAGTCGCTGGCCGGTTCGGAAGGTACGCGCGGCCTGACTCGCTCGACCGACGAGCGCGGGATCTACAACGTTGTCTATCAGTATCAGCAGCCTGACCTCGGCAAGGCCGCCGGCGCGCTCGCTGTTCGGCTGGTCAATGCGCTGATCTACCGCAATGACGAAGAATTCAACTACCAGACGGAGCTGGAAACGCTGATTCGGCTGGCCGAGCGCATTGCCTATGGGCCTTCGACGAAGGCACTGGTTGACGAAGCTGACCGTCGCGGCATACCGGTCATTCGTCTCGACCCGCGCCGCTCGCTCGTGCAGCTCGGTCACGGCGTCCACCAGAAGCGCATCTGGGCGACGGTGACCTCGTCGACAAGTGACATCGCCGTCGATATCGCTGGAAATAAGCGCCTCACGAATCAGCTGCTGCGCGGTGTTGGTATTCCCGTCCCGCGCTCAATCACGGTCGGAGATGCTGACGAGGCGGTCGCTGCCGCTCGATCAGTCCGTCATCCGGTCGTCCTGAAGCCGCTGGATGGTAACCACGGTCGCGGCGTTCAGATTAATCTCCGCTCTGACGAGGAGGTTCGCGAGGCGTTTGCGGCTGCATATGCGGAAAGCCGCAATGGCACGATTGTCGTAGAGTCGTTCATCGTCGGCCGCGATTACCGCATTCTCATCGTTGGCGGCAAGATGATCGCCTGCGCTGAGCGTGTGCCAGCGCACGTCGTTGGCGATGGGCAGCACACTGTCCGCGAACTGGTCGATATTGCGAACTCGGATCCGCGCCGTGGCATCGGCCACGAGAAGGTCCTGACACGCATCACGGTCGATGATTCGGTCGTCGCGCTGCTAGAGGCGAATGGCTTCAGCCTTGACGCAGTGCCAGATGCCGGCACATTCGTGCAATTGCGCTTGACTGGCAACATGTCCACAGGTGGTATCTCGATCGACCGCACAGACGAGATTCACCCCGACAACGTTGAGATCGCCGAGCAAGCGGCACAGGTCATTGGGCTGGATGTCGCCGGCATCGACATGATCACTCCCGACATCAGCAATCCGGTGAAAGATACCGGCGGCGCAATCTGCGAAGTGAATGCTGGCCCGGGCTTTCGAATGCACACGCACCCGACCGAGGGCATTCCTCGTGACGTCGCGCGGCCAGTACTGGATCTGCTCTTCCCGCGTGGTGAGGCATCGCGCGTGCCGATCATCGCCGTCACCGGCACAAACGGGAAGACGACGACGAGCCGCATGATCGCGCACATTCTGCAGATGGCCGGTCGGCGCGTCGGTATGACAACCACCGACGGCATCTACATCGACGGCACGCAGATCATGCGCGGCGACATGAGCGGCCCGCAGAGCGCGCAGATGGTGCTGCAGAACCCGACCATCGATCATGCGGTGCTCGAGACCGCTCGCGGGGGCATCCTGCGATCCGGCCTCGGCTTCGATCGCTGCGATGTTGCTGTTGTCACCAACGTCGCCGGAGATCATCTCGGCCTGAACGGCATCAACACGCTCCGTGACCTGGCGCGTGTCAAGGCGGTCGTTCCGGCAGCGACGTTCCGTGATGGCCATGTCGTGCTGAACGGCGACGACAAGATGTGCATCGAGATGGAGTCGCGCTCTCGGGGCGACGTCATCTACTTCACGATGGATGAAAACAACGAGAAGGTTCGCGAGCACCTGCGGGCGCGTGGCAAAGCCGTGATCCTGCGCCAGACTGCCGGTGGTGAGGTCATCTTCCTGGCGGAAGGCAAGCGCGAGACGGCTGTGCTGGATGTGCGCCATATCCCGGCGACGTTCGAGGGTCGTGCGCGAGCAAACGTGAAGAACGCGCTGGCAGCGACCGGTGCGGCGTTCGGCTCGAACCTGCCGCTTGAGGCGATCCGGACAGGACTCCGCTCCTTCTCAACGTCGTTCTATCAGGCACCGGGCCGATTGAACCTGCTTGAAGTTGGCGGCTTCCGCGTCATCGTCGATTACTGCCACAATCCGCACGGAATGGAAGAGCTGGCGGAGTTCATTCGGCGGATGATGCCGAGTCGTACGATCGGCATGATCGCAGTCCCGGGCGACCGGCGCGACGAGGACGTGAAGCGCTTCACTGAAGTTGCAGCGCCAGTATTCGATGAGTTCGTTATTCGCGAGGATACGAACCCACGCGGACGAGAACGCGGCGAAGTTGCCGACCTGATTACGCAAACGCTGTACGACAACGGCGTTTCCGAGGATCGTGTGTCCGTCGTCCTGAACGAGCTGGAAGCTGCCGAGGCGGCGATGGATCACGCTAAACCTGACGATCTCGTGGTCCTGCTTGCTGATAAGCCTGCCGAAGTCTGGGAGCTGGTGGTCGCGCGAACAAGTCGGGCTGCCGTAGAGCCTGCTTCCTGACCGACACAAGCACACGAACACGACAACGGCTCCGCGAAGCTTTCGCGGAGCCGTTGTCGTGCCTTCAGATACGACGTGGTTACTCTTCGAAGTACCAGTTGGCGATGTCGCGCACGTCCGGCGTCCATGGTGATGGATTGAAGCCCTTGAGCTTCTTGGTGTTGGCCGTGACGTCGGTTCGGGCGACGAGCGGCACGACGACGACTTCGTTTACGAGCAGGTCATTCATGCCGAAGAACAGCTCCACCTGCTTGGCCTCATCCAGCTCGGTGAGCGCCGCCTGGTACAAGGTGTTGTACTCCTCGTTCGACCAGCGATGGATGTTCGGCCCCGCCCACTGGTTGGACTGCTGGGCGAGATCGACAGGCGGATTCAATGACTGCCAGGCGGCCATGTAGCTGATCGGATAGGGACTTGCCGGGCCATCGGTGAACATCTCGATATCGGCGTAGAAGTGCGCCGCAGTATCCGGGTTGCCGGCGTCCGACGAGAAATACACACCGGCGTCGATCGACTTCAGCTCAGTCGGGACGCCAATGGCTTCCCACCCCTGCTTGATGATCTCCTGTGTCTTCTGGCGCAACGGGTTGATGGTCGTCTGATAGAGGACCTTGATCTCAACGCCGTCCTTCGCACGCGGACTGCCGGTCCAGCCAGCGTCTTCCAGAATCTGCTTGGCCTTTTCGAGATCGAATTCGTAACTCGTGTTCGTCGAAGCGAACTTCGCCGGCGCGACGAGAATATTCCCCGTCGCTTCGCCAGCTGGGCCGTACAGCTCTTCGGCGACGGAGTCGCGGTCTGATGCGACCTTCAGCGCCTCACGCACAGCCTTGTCGCTCAGGAACGGGTGCTCGGTGCTTGGCTCCGAGCGCGCGCCATCGACTTCCTTGTTGGGGTCTGCGAAATTGACAAGCAGACGCTCAACGTTGACACTTGGCGTGTTCAGCAGGTCGCCAGAGTCGCTGCCCTCGGCCATCGGCACGAGCACCGACTTCTCGACTTGCAGGTTCCACGCCCAGTCGGTCTCACCGGTCTGCAACGCAGCGCGGGCGGCTGCCGTCGCATCTCCACCGCCTTTGAACTCAACTTTCTGGAAGTACGGCTTGTCGGCTTCCCGGTAGTTCTCGTTGATCTCGAAGTTGATGACGTCGCCGGGACGGAACTCCGCAACGACATAGGGTCCGGTGCCGATTGGCTTGAGGTTGAATTCGGCGTTTCGCGCCTTCTCACCGGTGAAATCCTTGAGGATGTGCTGTGGGAGGACGTGGCCGCCAAAGCCTGTCGCGAATGGCGAGTACCAGCCCGGCGCTGGATCGGCGAACTTGAGCGTGACCGTGTAGTCGTCGACCACCTCGACATCAGAGACCGACAGATACTTGGCGATCGTCGTCGTCGCCGCAGACTCGTCGGTCGTGAACTCCCAGGTGAACTTGACGTCGTTGGCGGTGAATGGCTCACCATCTGACCAGACGATGCCCTGCTTCAGCTTATACGTGACGCTCGTGCCGTCGGCAGCAACACCACCATTGTCAATCGAGGGGATCTCGGCTGCCAGAATCGGCACGAGATTGCCTTCGATGTCGACGTCGATCAGCGGTTCCAGCACCAGCGACGCTGCTGCGGAGTCCTTCGTGCCCTGTGAGAAGTGAGGGTTAAGGCTGGTTGGGGCCTGCCAGTAGAGAATGCGGAGGAGTTCAGCCTTGCCGCGGCCATGCCCCGGCTCATCAGTCGAACCGGTGGAGCCGCTGGAATCTGCTGTTGGGCTTGCTGCTTCGCTGGATGCTTCGGTGGGGCTGGATTCGGCAGGT harbors:
- the cphA gene encoding cyanophycin synthetase; its protein translation is MAVEILDSRVYRGPNIWARVPVIVLKVNIGELEDRPSNVIDGFTDDLIGLIPTLYEHYCSLGRPGGFIERLREGTWMGHVVEHVALELQSLAGSEGTRGLTRSTDERGIYNVVYQYQQPDLGKAAGALAVRLVNALIYRNDEEFNYQTELETLIRLAERIAYGPSTKALVDEADRRGIPVIRLDPRRSLVQLGHGVHQKRIWATVTSSTSDIAVDIAGNKRLTNQLLRGVGIPVPRSITVGDADEAVAAARSVRHPVVLKPLDGNHGRGVQINLRSDEEVREAFAAAYAESRNGTIVVESFIVGRDYRILIVGGKMIACAERVPAHVVGDGQHTVRELVDIANSDPRRGIGHEKVLTRITVDDSVVALLEANGFSLDAVPDAGTFVQLRLTGNMSTGGISIDRTDEIHPDNVEIAEQAAQVIGLDVAGIDMITPDISNPVKDTGGAICEVNAGPGFRMHTHPTEGIPRDVARPVLDLLFPRGEASRVPIIAVTGTNGKTTTSRMIAHILQMAGRRVGMTTTDGIYIDGTQIMRGDMSGPQSAQMVLQNPTIDHAVLETARGGILRSGLGFDRCDVAVVTNVAGDHLGLNGINTLRDLARVKAVVPAATFRDGHVVLNGDDKMCIEMESRSRGDVIYFTMDENNEKVREHLRARGKAVILRQTAGGEVIFLAEGKRETAVLDVRHIPATFEGRARANVKNALAATGAAFGSNLPLEAIRTGLRSFSTSFYQAPGRLNLLEVGGFRVIVDYCHNPHGMEELAEFIRRMMPSRTIGMIAVPGDRRDEDVKRFTEVAAPVFDEFVIREDTNPRGRERGEVADLITQTLYDNGVSEDRVSVVLNELEAAEAAMDHAKPDDLVVLLADKPAEVWELVVARTSRAAVEPAS
- a CDS encoding ABC transporter substrate-binding protein, producing MDNRLQDLDALRNDLLRNRLDRRSVLKRGMAIGLSAPVIAGLLAACGGDDDEPTEAPAATTDSGAAEATEPAESEATEAPAESSPTEASSEAASPTADSSGSTGSTDEPGHGRGKAELLRILYWQAPTSLNPHFSQGTKDSAAASLVLEPLIDVDIEGNLVPILAAEIPSIDNGGVAADGTSVTYKLKQGIVWSDGEPFTANDVKFTWEFTTDESAATTTIAKYLSVSDVEVVDDYTVTLKFADPAPGWYSPFATGFGGHVLPQHILKDFTGEKARNAEFNLKPIGTGPYVVAEFRPGDVINFEINENYREADKPYFQKVEFKGGGDATAAARAALQTGETDWAWNLQVEKSVLVPMAEGSDSGDLLNTPSVNVERLLVNFADPNKEVDGARSEPSTEHPFLSDKAVREALKVASDRDSVAEELYGPAGEATGNILVAPAKFASTNTSYEFDLEKAKQILEDAGWTGSPRAKDGVEIKVLYQTTINPLRQKTQEIIKQGWEAIGVPTELKSIDAGVYFSSDAGNPDTAAHFYADIEMFTDGPASPYPISYMAAWQSLNPPVDLAQQSNQWAGPNIHRWSNEEYNTLYQAALTELDEAKQVELFFGMNDLLVNEVVVVPLVARTDVTANTKKLKGFNPSPWTPDVRDIANWYFEE